TTCATATGAGCGTGTTCTTTCAGTCCTGGAGATGAGAAAGAAGTCTGATACAGGCCCCACTGCGTTAAactccaggtgtgggcagggctggggccttCTGGAACCTCCGGCGGGGAGTCCATCTCCACCCCTTGGCCAGCTTTCAGAGGCGCCCGCTCTCCTTGGCTCGAGGCCCCTGCCTCCTTTGAAACCTGCAGTGCAGCGTCTTCcatcacttcctcctccttccacgTGTGACGACCCATGATGACGTGGCCCTCCGGGACGGCCACCCGGGACGGCCTCCCCGTCTCAAGGTCCTGCATCACATGCAAAGTCCCTTCTGTCACAGGCTCCAGGGCTGAGAACACGGACAACCGAGGGGAACCTGCTCTGCTGAGCCTGGAGGCCCCGGGACGCCCACCCTCAGCTGGGCGGTGGGGACAAGGTCGTGGGTTCCCCTCAGGAAAGCAGCGAAGTGGAGGGCTCGCCCGGGCTGTGCGGGGCCCTGGGCGCCCAGCCACCCACCGCTGGCCCTGCCACACCACGCAGCCCCAACTCACTACCCGGAAGCTGGTCGACGCCCTATTTATTCGGGTTCATAATTTAGTGCTTACAGAACTGCGTCCTGGCAGCCCCACGTGTcatgccctggggctggcgaaGCTGAGACCAGCACTACCGAGCAGGACGGCACGGCGGGCCCCCGAGAGCCCTCCCCGGGCAGCGGCCACAGGCACGTGGCCCCGACCAGCCAGCACCCTCCGTGCGCCTGCGGGCTCTGCGGGCCCGGCCTCCGGAGCGGGGGACACAGGGGAGCATGAGACGGAGCCCGGCTGGAGCCAACCCTGCTTTTATTTCACGAGAGCTTCTCGATGGCCGCCAGGAGCTCGGGCTTCAGGATGGACGAGTCCAGCTCGGCGCCCGCGGCCCGGATGTCCTCCAGCACAGCCGCGTCCCACGAGAAGGTCAGGAGGGCTGAGGGCACCTGCAGCGGGGCGAGAAGCTGCAGCCTGGCCCTGGCCTTCCCGCGACAGCTCACATCTCCACGGGCGGTGCCCCGCCCGGCTGGCACACTGGCACTGTCAGCCCATTGTCGCAGGGGGCCCCTCTGACGACGACCGGGGCTCGGGGACGCCCCCCGGCCCGGCTGCAGCCATGCCAGCATCCAGACCTCCTTCCTGCCCGGTCTCCCGGTGTCAGGGTctgcccgccccccgccccatcTTGCTTCTGCTCCTCAAAGGACTCCAACTAACACTCGCCACGTGCCCATTCGCCAAGTGGGAAACAGGCATAGAGAAGTTACTCACTGGCTCAAGGTCACCCCGTGAGCAAGTGGAAGGGCAGGACTTCAACCCGGGGGGCCTGGCCGCAGGCACCCGCTCCTAGCACGCCGGCACCAGAGAGCGCCGCCCTGGTGGGGAGCTTGTGCCCCGTCACCCACTCACCAGCCCGCACTCGTTGAAGGCCAGGTTCTCGTCCTCCGACAGCTTCTGCCCGCCTGAGGCCAGCAGCTCGAACGGCAGCCAGTCGCTCTGCAAGGCCTCCCGGACGAACCCGTACAGCGCCGCCACCCGCTCACGAGCGTAGAAGGTCCCTGCGGGCAGGACAGGCAGAGCGGGCTGGAGCTCGTGGCGGCCCCGGGCCCGCCAGCGCCGAGCCATCAGCGTCTAAACATGGAGCTGAGGGCCTCCTCCTAGGACGAGCTCAGAACAGAGAGGCCTCGGGCCCCTGCCAGGGGGCACAGCAACAGGCAGCAGGAGCTAGCACCCCGCCCAGCGCAGCTCCGTCAGCACAGATGCGGCTCCTGGGCCTCAGCTCGCACCCTTCcacacagccctgccctgccGGCGCCCGCCCTGGAGGGGACACCGCCGCGGAGGGGACACCCACCCTGGAGGAGGCAGCCGTCAGGGAAGCGCACGCGCAGCAGAGTGTAGGTGTATCTGCgcatctccctctgctcctccttctcccgCATGGCCTTGGTCCGCAGCACGCTCAGCCGCTCCACGGCCTCGGCTCGCAGCCTCTGCTCCCGCCGCAGCTCGTCGGCCGTGAGGTTGAAGAAGTCCCCGGGCAGGTCGAACTGCGAGGCCATGGGCGAGGGCCGGAAGACCCGGCGCTGGCGGGCCAGCGTGGCGCGCACCGGCTCGGCGTGCAGCAGCTGCTCCTTGTGGCGCTCCAGGCTCTGCGGCTGGGCCAGGGCGGCCACGTTCAGCACGTAGAACTCTTCCGGGCTCTCTGGGGCGGCAGGACGTCACTGCGGCGTGGGCAGACCCCGGAGCCGGCCCTCCCACCCCACTCTCCACTCCGCTTACCCTGATCAGGAACCGGGAGCAGTGCCTTCTGGAAGCCGATGGCCTCGAAAAACTCGTGGGTCCCTTCCAGGCAGTTAATGCGCTCCTGGGAGTGGAGCCAGGGGTCAGGGGGGCCCTGGGGCCCCCTGAAGCCCCACCCATCTGGTCCAGTCCCCGCTCTCGGAGCGCCCGCTGACCCCTGGATGGACTGGACCCCAGGAGCCGGCCACAGAGCTGAGCAGTAATACACTTGTCTAAGCAGAGGCTGCAGGGTCCCAAAGGCGGGGGGCTGTGTGTGATGGCGGGCATGGGGGCACCCGCAGGCGCCCTGCCGGCTGCACGGGTAACATGGGCCATGATGGCAGGACCCTGtgatttctccacagaaaccaGAAATCTGGGTTTGTGTGAAAAATTTCCCCAATGCTGATACGTTCCCAACTAATTCAAATTAAAGTCAAAACACGCCAgaggaggcagccctgatggcctagtggttaaagtcgggcgcactctgcttcggccgccTGGGTCTGCTTCCCGGgtggggaaccacaccacccgtccgtccgcagccatgctgtgacaggggCTCACAGAcaagaaccagaagaacctacaaccaCACACGACTCtggactggggctttgaggggaggaaaaaagagggaggaagattggGAGCAAATGTTaacttagggtgaatcttcccctgcaaaaaggaaaaggcaCCAGGGGCGGGCGAGCAGACAACACGCACATGTTGTGCATGACCTGTGTTCACAAAGCTGCCCCTCACCACCTGCCAGCACTCTCTGCTGCCTCAGCCCGCACCCCTGCAGGAGGCCTCCCGCTGCCTGCAGCCCAGCCACCCCAGCGCCCTCAGGTCCCGTGTGACTGCGCAGCTGCGGTGGCCGTGCCAGGCAGAGGTCCTGCGGCCGCAGCCTCACCTGGAACACCTTGTTCTGCAGCTTGATCTTCCGGTACTTCTCCTCCTCGGGGTGCAGGTGGATGTTGTCCAGGTACCTGGGGCAGAGTCGGGGGCAGAGGACAGGCCCGGGTTGGCTGCCTGACTCCTCTGTACCTCCCGCCCCTGGGGGACAGCAGCTCAGAGCCACACCCGGCCCTGGGGTAGAGGGGAGAAGGGGCGTGGTGATGACAGGGGGCTGCCACCACACCCCGATGTCCCACAGAGCCCGAGCCCTGGTGACAACAGCCTGGGCCAGCGCAGGGCGCCACTGCCCACCAGGGGCCCGTCACGGTGCCGCCTCCTTGGTCCTGCCTCCCTTTGAGGCACCAACGAACCACAGAGGGGGTGGAATGGACGGAGCCAGAACAACGGGCCGCCAGAGCCAATGCTGGCTCGGGCTCACGAGCAACACGGATTTCTGGGGCCTCCTGGACCTGCCGGACCAGGAGCGTGATCCCAGGGACCCTGCCTCCTTCACATGTCCCTGATCGTCCCCAACGGAAGCCAGGGTGGGGAACCCCTGATCCAGGAaaccccttcattttacagacaggtAAACTGAGGCCAAGCCCCTCCCCCGCAGGCTCGGGGGGAGTGAAGGTGGGGCCCGGCCTCATGCCCAGTGCCCTGCTCGTTCCGGCCCCTCAGCAGGTCCTGATGGAGGCCCTCGGGGCTGGGCCCCCGTGCGAGAGGGGCGCCCACTCACTTGGCGATGGTGTCCACGCCCAGCTTCACCTTGTCGCGGTCCTTGTTGAACGTGTGGATCTTCATGATGGAGGCAGCCACGGGGTCGGTGGAGAagtgctgggaggagggaggaaggcaggtcGAACAGGCgcccctggggcctgggggccACACCAGCGCGGACGGCCTGGCCCAGCTCCCAGGCGGCAGCAGTGGTAACAGGGGCGACCGTCCAGGGCAGGCCGGCAGCGTTTGGCCGGAGCAAACGCGACTGTGTGCCCGTCAGCTGACAGGCCTCTGCCGCCCCAGGTGCAGGTGGGTGCTGCGCTGGCATGGGAAGGGCACGGACACGGAAGGGCAGGGTGCACAGGTCTGCAGAGGAGCAGCAGCGGGATGGGCCATCCTCAGGACACGGCCGAGCCACGCTGGCCTGGACCACGCCAGGCTCCTCGGGACCGCAACCACCCCCCGGGAAGAGCGGCTGCTCACAGATGCTCCCAGGCGACCCACGGCCACGTTCACATCAGGCCCAGGGCGCAGGAGCAGACGAGGGACCAGGGGACAGAACGTCCGGAAAGGAACCAAGTCCCCACAGGGATTTACTCTCTGCGACGGGGAGATGCCACAGCTGGGGCCAAAAGTCAGGTGTTCTCAATAAAAGgcaa
The Equus caballus isolate H_3958 breed thoroughbred chromosome 7, TB-T2T, whole genome shotgun sequence genome window above contains:
- the UBXN6 gene encoding UBX domain-containing protein 6 isoform X4; the protein is MIEGEKAPKERPNPPALRQPRQGPTDEAQMAAAAALARLEQKQPRARGPTSQDSIRNQVRKELRAEATVSGSTEAPGTNVAPEPREEGSAHLAVPGVYFTCPLTGATLRKDQRDARIREAILSHFSTDPVAASIMKIHTFNKDRDKVKLGVDTIAKYLDNIHLHPEEEKYRKIKLQNKVFQERINCLEGTHEFFEAIGFQKALLPVPDQESPEEFYVLNVAALAQPQSLERHKEQLLHAEPVRATLARQRRVFRPSPMASQFDLPGDFFNLTADELRREQRLRAEAVERLSVLRTKAMREKEEQREMRRYTYTLLRVRFPDGCLLQGTFYARERVAALYGFVREALQSDWLPFELLASGGQKLSEDENLAFNECGLVPSALLTFSWDAAVLEDIRAAGAELDSSILKPELLAAIEKLS
- the UBXN6 gene encoding UBX domain-containing protein 6 isoform X2: MVKRPSREKAPKERPNPPALRQPRQGPTDEAQMAAAAALARLEQKQPRARGPTSQDSIRNQVRKELRAEATVSGSTEAPGTNVAPEPREEGSAHLAVPGVYFTCPLTGATLRKDQRDARIREAILSHFSTDPVAASIMKIHTFNKDRDKVKLGVDTIAKYLDNIHLHPEEEKYRKIKLQNKVFQERINCLEGTHEFFEAIGFQKALLPVPDQESPEEFYVLNVAALAQPQSLERHKEQLLHAEPVRATLARQRRVFRPSPMASQFDLPGDFFNLTADELRREQRLRAEAVERLSVLRTKAMREKEEQREMRRYTYTLLRVRFPDGCLLQGTFYARERVAALYGFVREALQSDWLPFELLASGGQKLSEDENLAFNECGLVPSALLTFSWDAAVLEDIRAAGAELDSSILKPELLAAIEKLS
- the UBXN6 gene encoding UBX domain-containing protein 6 isoform X3, which produces MRAREKAPKERPNPPALRQPRQGPTDEAQMAAAAALARLEQKQPRARGPTSQDSIRNQVRKELRAEATVSGSTEAPGTNVAPEPREEGSAHLAVPGVYFTCPLTGATLRKDQRDARIREAILSHFSTDPVAASIMKIHTFNKDRDKVKLGVDTIAKYLDNIHLHPEEEKYRKIKLQNKVFQERINCLEGTHEFFEAIGFQKALLPVPDQESPEEFYVLNVAALAQPQSLERHKEQLLHAEPVRATLARQRRVFRPSPMASQFDLPGDFFNLTADELRREQRLRAEAVERLSVLRTKAMREKEEQREMRRYTYTLLRVRFPDGCLLQGTFYARERVAALYGFVREALQSDWLPFELLASGGQKLSEDENLAFNECGLVPSALLTFSWDAAVLEDIRAAGAELDSSILKPELLAAIEKLS
- the UBXN6 gene encoding UBX domain-containing protein 6 isoform X5 is translated as MAAAAALARLEQKQPRARGPTSQDSIRNQVRKELRAEATVSGSTEAPGTNVAPEPREEGSAHLAVPGVYFTCPLTGATLRKDQRDARIREAILSHFSTDPVAASIMKIHTFNKDRDKVKLGVDTIAKYLDNIHLHPEEEKYRKIKLQNKVFQERINCLEGTHEFFEAIGFQKALLPVPDQESPEEFYVLNVAALAQPQSLERHKEQLLHAEPVRATLARQRRVFRPSPMASQFDLPGDFFNLTADELRREQRLRAEAVERLSVLRTKAMREKEEQREMRRYTYTLLRVRFPDGCLLQGTFYARERVAALYGFVREALQSDWLPFELLASGGQKLSEDENLAFNECGLVPSALLTFSWDAAVLEDIRAAGAELDSSILKPELLAAIEKLS
- the UBXN6 gene encoding UBX domain-containing protein 6 isoform X1 encodes the protein MKKFFQEIKADIKFKSAGPGQKLTESAGEKAPKERPNPPALRQPRQGPTDEAQMAAAAALARLEQKQPRARGPTSQDSIRNQVRKELRAEATVSGSTEAPGTNVAPEPREEGSAHLAVPGVYFTCPLTGATLRKDQRDARIREAILSHFSTDPVAASIMKIHTFNKDRDKVKLGVDTIAKYLDNIHLHPEEEKYRKIKLQNKVFQERINCLEGTHEFFEAIGFQKALLPVPDQESPEEFYVLNVAALAQPQSLERHKEQLLHAEPVRATLARQRRVFRPSPMASQFDLPGDFFNLTADELRREQRLRAEAVERLSVLRTKAMREKEEQREMRRYTYTLLRVRFPDGCLLQGTFYARERVAALYGFVREALQSDWLPFELLASGGQKLSEDENLAFNECGLVPSALLTFSWDAAVLEDIRAAGAELDSSILKPELLAAIEKLS